A genomic region of Zalophus californianus isolate mZalCal1 chromosome 11, mZalCal1.pri.v2, whole genome shotgun sequence contains the following coding sequences:
- the LOC113914671 gene encoding 60S ribosomal protein L39-like, translated as MSSHKTFRIKRFLAKKQKQNRPIPQWIQMKTGNKIRYNSKRRHWRRTKLGL; from the coding sequence ATGTCTTCTCACAAGACTTTCAGAATCAAGAgattcctggccaagaaacaaaagcagaatcgtCCCATTCCCCAGTGGATTCAGATGAAAACTGGTAATAAAATTAGGTACAACTCCAAGAGGCGTCACTGGAGAAGAACCAAGCTGGGTCTGTAA